A window of Fundulus heteroclitus isolate FHET01 chromosome 15, MU-UCD_Fhet_4.1, whole genome shotgun sequence contains these coding sequences:
- the mtmr9 gene encoding myotubularin-related protein 9: MEFAELIKTPRVDGVVLHRPFMPTVEGTLCLTGHHLILSSRQDNTEELWLLHSNIDSIEKRFVGSLGSIIVKCKDLRVIQLDIPGMEECLNIASSIEALSTLDSVSLMYPFFYRPMFEVIEDGWNSFLPQDAFKDLESMTDEWRLSDVNKDFTVCQSYPRLVAVPKNIDDDTLKKVATFRHSGRFPVLSYYHKKNGMVMMRAGQPLTGTNGRRCKEDEKLINATLRPGKRGYIIDTRTINVAQQAKARGGGFESEGNYPQWRRIHKAIERYNVLQESLIKLVEACGDQSHSMDRWLSKLEASNWQTHIKEILTTACLAAQCIDREGASVLVHGTEGTDSTLQVTSLAQIILDPGCRTVKGFQGLVEREWLQAGHPFRQRCGQSAYSNSKPRQEAPVFLLFLDCVWQILRQFPCSFEFNESFLVLLFEHAYASQFGTFLGNCAADRARLSLPEKTVSLWSWVNRPQELERLTNPLYEANSLVIWPSVAPQSLLLWEGVFLRWNRSSKCLDEAYDEMVHIIEYNKELQNKVNSLRRQLAQLETEDPLLNTP, from the exons ATGGAGTTCGCTGAGCTGATAAAGACCCCCAGAGTGGACGGGGTGGTCCTGCACCGACCCTTTATGCCCACCGTGGAGGGAACTCTGTGTTTAACCGGCCACCACCTGATTCTCTCCTCCagacaggacaacacagaggagCTTTGGCTGCTCCATTCAAACATAGACTCCATAGAGAAAAG ATTTGTTGGCTCCCTTGGAAGCATCATAGTCAAGTGCAAAGACCTGAGGGTTATTCAGCTTGACATTCCTGGCATGGAGGAGTGTCTCAACATCGCCAGCTCCATTGAG GCTCTGTCCACACTGGACTCTGTCTCTCTGATGTATCCTTTCTTCTACCGGCCCATGTTTGAAGTCATAGAGGACGGGTGGAATTCATTTCTTCCTCAGGACGCCTTTAAGGACCTGGAGTCCATG ACGGATGAGTGGAGACTGAGCGATGTCAACAAAGACTTCACCGTGTGCCAGTCTTACCCCCGTCTCGTGGCAGTCCCGAAGAACATCGACGACGACACGCTGAAGAAAGTGGCCACGTTCCGCCACAGCGGCCGCTTCCCGGTGCTAAGCTACTACCACAAGAAGAACGGCATGGTGATGATGCGGGCGGGGCAGCCCCTCACCGGCACCAACGGCCGGCGCTGCAAGGAAGACGAGAAGCTAATCAACGCCACGCTGAGGCCAGGGAAACGGGGATACATAATCGACACGCGCACCATCAACGTCGCCCAGCAGGCCAAGGCTCGAGGCGGCGGGTTCGAGTCTGAGGGGAACTACCCCCAGTGGCGACGGATCCACAAAGCCATTGAAAG GTACAACGTCCTCCAAGAAAGCCTGATTAAGCTGGTGGAGGCCTGCGGCGATCAGTCCCACAGCATGGACCGCTGGTTAAGCAAGCTGGAGGCCTCCAACTGGCAGACTCACATCAAGGAAATCCTCACCACTGCTTGCCTGGCGGCCCAGTGCATCGACAG gGAGGGCGCATCGGTGCTTGTCCATGGAACAGAAGGGACGGACTCCACCCTGCAGGTGACCTCCTTGGCTCAGATCATCCTGGATCCGGGGTGCAGGACCGTTAAAGGCTTCCAGGGTCTAGTGGAGCGAGAGTGGCTCCAG GCAGGCCACCCGTTCCGGCAGCGCTGCGGCCAGTCTGCCTACTCCAACAGCAAGCCTCGGCAAGAAGCTCCTGTCTTCCTGCTCTTCTTGGACTGCGTGTGGCAGATCCTTCGGCAGTTTCCTTGCTCCTTTGAGTTCAACGAGAGCTTCTTGGTGCTGCTCTTTGAACACGCCTATGCCTCTCAGTTTGGTACTTTCCTGGGTAACTGTGCAGCTGACAG AGCCAGACTGTCACTTCCTGAGAAGACGGTATCACTTTGGTCGTGGGTGAATCGGCCACAGGAGCTGGAGCGTCTCACCAACCCCCTTTACGAGGCCAACAGTCTTGTGATTTGGCCCTCCGTGGCTCCTCAGAGTCTGCTCCTGTGGGAAG